In Moorena sp. SIOASIH, the following proteins share a genomic window:
- a CDS encoding NAD(P)H-quinone oxidoreductase subunit H, with translation MAKIETRTEPMVINMGPHHPSMHGVLRLIVTLDGEDVIDCEPVIGYLHRGMEKIAENRTNIMYVPYVSRWDYAAGMFNEAITVNAPEKLADIPVPKRASYIRVIMLELNRIANHLLWLGPFLADVGAQTPFFYIFREREMIYDLWEAATGQRLINNNYFRIGGVAVDLPYGWIDKCEDFCDYFDPKVDEYERLITNNPIFRRRVEGVGTISREEAINWGLSGPMLRGSGVKWDLRKVDHYECYDDFDWEVHWETGGDCFARYVVRIREMRESVKIIRQALKGLPGGPYENLEAKRMAEGRKSQWNDFDYQFVGKKIAPTFKIPKGEHYVRLESGKGELGIFIIGDNNVFPWRWKIRPADFNNLQILPHILRGVKVADIMAILGSIDIIMGSVDR, from the coding sequence ATGGCAAAGATCGAGACCAGAACCGAACCCATGGTGATCAACATGGGTCCCCACCATCCCTCCATGCACGGCGTTCTCCGCTTAATTGTCACCCTGGATGGGGAGGATGTGATAGATTGTGAGCCGGTAATTGGCTACCTGCATCGAGGCATGGAGAAAATTGCCGAGAATCGCACTAACATTATGTATGTCCCTTACGTGAGCCGATGGGACTATGCAGCAGGGATGTTCAACGAGGCAATTACAGTCAATGCCCCAGAGAAATTAGCAGATATTCCGGTACCCAAACGTGCCAGCTACATCCGTGTGATCATGCTGGAGTTGAATCGGATTGCCAATCACCTGCTGTGGCTTGGACCATTCCTAGCAGATGTGGGTGCCCAAACCCCATTCTTCTACATCTTCCGGGAAAGGGAGATGATTTATGACCTATGGGAAGCTGCCACTGGACAACGGTTAATTAACAACAACTACTTCCGTATTGGTGGAGTTGCTGTTGACCTACCCTATGGATGGATAGATAAGTGCGAAGACTTCTGTGACTACTTTGACCCTAAAGTTGATGAGTACGAACGGTTAATCACCAACAACCCTATCTTCCGCCGTCGAGTTGAAGGTGTCGGTACCATTAGTCGGGAAGAAGCGATTAACTGGGGACTTTCTGGCCCGATGCTACGAGGTTCTGGAGTCAAGTGGGACTTACGCAAAGTTGACCACTACGAATGCTACGACGACTTCGATTGGGAAGTACACTGGGAAACCGGGGGTGATTGTTTTGCCCGGTATGTGGTGCGGATTAGGGAAATGCGGGAGTCTGTTAAGATTATCCGTCAAGCCTTAAAAGGACTTCCCGGTGGTCCTTACGAAAACCTAGAAGCCAAGCGGATGGCAGAGGGTCGCAAATCCCAGTGGAACGACTTCGATTATCAGTTTGTGGGCAAGAAAATTGCCCCTACCTTCAAGATTCCCAAGGGCGAACACTATGTCCGTCTTGAGTCTGGTAAAGGAGAACTAGGAATTTTCATTATTGGTGATAATAATGTCTTTCCTTGGCGTTGGAAGATTCGTCCAGCGGATTTCAATAACTTACAGATTCTGCCCCATATCCTCAGGGGAGTCAAAGTTGCCGATATTATGGCGATTCTCGGTAGTATTGACATTATTATGGGGTCAGTAGACCGTTAA
- a CDS encoding HAMP domain-containing sensor histidine kinase — MPRWLLPSISEILSQKELIGSDDKVAVSVEQATVIETCSVGTSSHRTREGANPKHRAEAAKAQREWQSAIATLEQLLLPGVSGNRSTSHNPEHSSKQGLILAGPAPVLSDRELLASFETGIFTNDAFNPWAFMPFQLPPAQPETTPFVENTTYRLPLFPGDPLAKEQFCLVFTKDFSLVMVSGEDQFGLPGFQFSFDPEDIQRVWASLRHRLLLSSSHHLRQLEALIEKFVPKPPDYRIVMNFGRGLLKNLPELPLVELSQTIPVTISESTMVQPRPNQHQRDRVKTGSHSQNGSSSTPFAKKQKGSEPNWQRLVKNEARGFPRISAVQPKENSEATPDLELLRALTHEIRTPLTTIHTLTKLLLRRRDLPPEVMRRIEIIDHECSEQINRMELIFRAVELETTAAKQTPVSLTCISLARVFHNSIPRWQKQAQRRNLTLDVVLPQQLPTVVSHPALLDQVLTGLMENFTRSIPTGGHIQLQVTPAGNQLKLQFQSQINRETIADDHCPTLKSLGQLLTFQPETGSISLNLNVTKNLFQALGGKLIVKQRPQQGEVMTVFLPLADLAKTPLPGIG, encoded by the coding sequence GTGCCAAGGTGGTTATTACCAAGTATAAGTGAAATTTTATCCCAAAAGGAATTAATTGGAAGCGATGACAAGGTTGCTGTTTCAGTAGAGCAAGCAACTGTGATTGAAACTTGTTCAGTAGGTACTAGCAGTCACAGGACAAGAGAAGGGGCTAACCCCAAGCATAGGGCAGAAGCAGCTAAAGCTCAACGGGAATGGCAAAGTGCGATCGCTACCTTGGAACAGTTGCTGTTGCCAGGGGTTTCAGGCAACCGATCAACAAGCCATAATCCCGAACACTCCTCGAAGCAAGGACTAATTCTAGCTGGTCCTGCTCCAGTCTTAAGTGATCGAGAGCTACTGGCAAGTTTCGAAACTGGGATTTTTACGAACGACGCCTTTAATCCCTGGGCTTTTATGCCCTTCCAGCTACCTCCAGCTCAACCTGAGACTACTCCATTTGTAGAAAATACGACCTACAGGTTACCCCTGTTTCCAGGAGACCCCTTAGCTAAGGAGCAGTTTTGTTTAGTTTTTACCAAAGACTTTAGCTTAGTCATGGTCTCTGGGGAAGACCAGTTTGGCCTTCCAGGCTTTCAATTCTCCTTTGACCCAGAGGATATCCAACGTGTTTGGGCATCACTGCGCCATAGACTATTACTGAGCAGTTCTCATCATCTGAGGCAGTTGGAAGCTTTAATCGAAAAATTTGTGCCAAAGCCCCCCGATTACCGCATTGTAATGAACTTTGGTCGTGGGCTTCTGAAGAATTTACCAGAACTGCCTTTAGTAGAACTGAGCCAGACTATACCGGTTACAATATCCGAGTCAACAATGGTTCAGCCAAGACCAAATCAGCATCAGAGGGATAGGGTCAAAACTGGTAGTCACTCACAAAATGGGTCTTCTAGTACACCCTTTGCCAAGAAACAGAAAGGAAGTGAGCCTAACTGGCAACGATTGGTGAAAAATGAAGCGCGAGGCTTTCCTAGAATCTCTGCTGTTCAGCCAAAAGAAAATTCTGAAGCTACACCTGACCTTGAGTTGCTCCGAGCTCTGACCCATGAAATCCGGACACCCCTAACTACAATTCACACCCTGACTAAACTACTGCTTAGACGTCGTGACTTACCTCCAGAAGTTATGCGGCGTATAGAAATTATTGACCATGAGTGTAGCGAACAAATCAACCGCATGGAGTTGATTTTCCGGGCAGTAGAATTAGAAACCACAGCAGCCAAGCAAACCCCTGTTAGCCTGACTTGTATATCTCTGGCTCGGGTTTTTCACAACAGCATCCCCCGCTGGCAAAAACAAGCACAGCGGCGTAATTTAACCCTAGATGTAGTCTTACCGCAACAGTTGCCAACAGTGGTCAGTCATCCCGCTTTGCTAGATCAGGTACTAACTGGCTTGATGGAAAATTTCACCCGGTCTATTCCAACAGGGGGTCATATCCAGTTACAGGTTACACCTGCTGGAAACCAGCTGAAGTTACAATTCCAGTCTCAGATTAATCGGGAAACAATCGCTGACGACCATTGCCCGACATTGAAGTCCCTTGGTCAGCTGCTGACTTTCCAGCCAGAAACGGGTAGTATCAGTTTGAATTTGAATGTGACCAAAAATCTATTCCAGGCGTTGGGTGGTAAACTAATTGTTAAGCAACGTCCCCAACAGGGTGAGGTGATGACAGTATTTTTACCGTTAGCTGACCTGGCTAAGACACCCCTGCCTGGGATTGGTTGA